The DNA region TTATGCTTTTCGCGCCTGGCGCGAACGGCCCTGGGCCAAAGCTTTGACATACGATCAATTCCGCGAATATGTCCTGCCGTACCGCGGAAGCGATGAACCTCTCGAAGAGTGGCGGCAGTATTTCTGGGATAAGTACAACGGCATCGACAGCATTATGTATGACCCCAATGACCCGATTGAAGCGGCCTCGATTATAAACGACAGCGTTATGTCATGGTTCAAGTTCGACCGTCGCTATTATCTGCACCCGACCGATCAGGGTTTGTCGGAAATGCTCGACACCAAAATGGGGCGATGTGAGGATATGACCAACCTGACCATTTACGCCATGCGGGCCAATGGTCTGGCCGTTACAAGTGATTATACTCCATACTGGGCCAATGCCGGGAATAATCACGCCTGGAACGCCATTGTCGATGCGGAAGGCAAAGTGGTTCCGTTTATGGGGGCGGAAAGCAATCCGGGCCGGTATGCGCTTCAGTACAAACCGGCCAAAGTGTACCGCAAGATGTTCGGACTTCAAAAAGACAACCTGATTTTCCGGGAACGTAAACAGGAGAAAGTCCCCGGCTGGCTGGCCGGCAAAAGTTATATCGATGTCACCGCCGCCTATATTGATGTTTGTGATGTCTTGCTTCCACTTGAAAACTCCGATCCCGACTCGATTGATATTGCCTACCTGTGCGTTTTCAACGATAGCGACTGGCGGGCGATTGACTGGGGAGAAATAAAGAACGGTGCGGCCCTGTTCCGCGATATGGGCGTAGATGTCGCCTACATTCCCGCCTTATATATAAATGAGAAAATCGAGCCATGCGGCACGCCGATTATATTGCATGATAATGCCGCTGTCGAAAAACTTGCAGCCGACAGCAGCAAGCTTATTTCGATAATCGTCACTTCCACGACCAAAGTGAAACAGGACACTTCAACCGATGGCGTCGAGAGAACATATTTGACACCGGACAAAGAATATGAGTTATTTTTCTGGGACGGCGGCTGGAAAACCGCCGGGAAGAAAACCGCCGGTGAGGAACCGCTTGTATTCGAGAAAGTCCCGGCCGGGGCGCTTTACCGGCTGGTGGGCGATGGATCGGACAACGAAGAGAGAATTTTCACCTATACCGATGACTGCCAGGTATGGTGGTAACGGGGGAGACTAAAATGAAAATGCCGATTCTTACCATTATATATGCGGTTGCATTGATACTTCTCGGAGTCATCGGTTTTGGCGTTACCGGCGCCGCCAGTGTCACCGCATTGATACCGGCTTATTTCGGAGCCGTCGTTTTGATTTTTGGCCTTCTGGCCTTCCGTGATAAATATCGCAAACGCGCCATGCATGCCGTCTCATTGCTAAGCCTCATCGGATTTATCGCGACTATTTCCGGTCCGGCAAAAATGTTCACGCTGTTGTCCGGGGGTGAGGTGGCAAGACCGGCGGCAGTGATCAGCCAGTCGATTATGGCCGTTTTATCATTATTGTTTTTCTTGCTTTGTCTGAAATCATTCATTGATGCCCGCGGGGGGGCGGCCGGACCGGGAGGTAAAACATCATGAAATCAATATTTATTACGACCAATTTAAAACAATTGCTATCGTACCCACGGTCTATGAAACCTGCGAAACATTCGGGATTGAAATAGAAGAACTGGAGCAACTTTTCCCCGACGGCTATCATCGCGGGGCGGTAAAGATTGCCGGTTTACGGGTTCGTTAAGATACGACAGGCAAAGCCTCTTCAGCTTGCCACCTCGGTTTTCTTTCCAAAGGCGCCGATCGCGTCCTCAATCGAATCGTACACATCAAAAATCGACAGCAGCCGCGTTATGGTCAATAGCGAATTGATCCGATCGGTAATATTGACGATCTTCAAATGTCCCTTGTTGTTTTTCATGGCTGCCAGCGCCGTTATCATCATACCCATCCCGACCGAACTCATCCACTCCACTTTGGCAAGATTAATAACTACTTTTTTAAAGCCGTTGTTGATGTACTCATGCATCTTCCCATGAAACATGGTCGCATCATTGCCGCCGATCACCTTACCTTCAAGACTGATTATAGCCACTCCGTCCCTGAAATCATCCTTCATCTTCATTTTAGATCTCCATCTTTCGAATTATTGGCCGGGGCCGA from candidate division Zixibacteria bacterium HGW-Zixibacteria-1 includes:
- a CDS encoding anti-sigma factor antagonist, yielding MKMKDDFRDGVAIISLEGKVIGGNDATMFHGKMHEYINNGFKKVVINLAKVEWMSSVGMGMMITALAAMKNNKGHLKIVNITDRINSLLTITRLLSIFDVYDSIEDAIGAFGKKTEVAS